One Coturnix japonica isolate 7356 chromosome 20, Coturnix japonica 2.1, whole genome shotgun sequence genomic window carries:
- the NKAIN4 gene encoding sodium/potassium-transporting ATPase subunit beta-1-interacting protein 4 isoform X3, translating into MRTEPGSPNIAGYGGTHGSSLGALAVQLAALERQVFDFLGYQWAPILANFLHIIIVILGLFGTIQYRPRYIVVYAIWTAVWVTWNIFIICFYLEVGGLSKDSELLTFNISRHQSWWSENGPGCVRKEASMSGITGLDSHSYISVIGCALEYRYIEVMHSSFQILIALVGFVYACYVVSVFTEEEDSCLRK; encoded by the exons ATGAGGACTGAGCCAGGCAGCCCGAATATTGCAGGGTATGGTGGGACCCACGGGAGCAGCTTGGGGGCTCTTGCAGTTCAG CTTGCTGCATTAGAGAGGCAAGTGTTTGATTTCCTGGGATACCAGTGGGCCCCCATCCTAGCCAACTTCCTCCACATCATCATTGTTATCCTTGGCCTGTTTGGCACCATTCAGTACAGACCTCGCTACATAGTGGTG TATGCCATCTGGACTGCAGTTTGGGTCACCTGGAAcattttcatcatctgtttTTACTTAGAAGTGGGAGGGCTCTCAAAG GACAGTGAGCTCTTGACATTTAACATCTCCCGGCACCAGTCGTGGTGGAGTGAAAACGGTCCTGGCTGTGTAAGGAAGGAAGCTTCAATGTCTGGCATCACAGGTCTGGATAGCCATTCCTATATCTCCGTGATAGGCTGTGCGCTGGAGTATCGGTACATTGAGGTCATGCACAGCTCCTTCCAGATCCTAATTGCG CTGGTGGGTTTTGTCTACGCCTGTTATGTTGTTAGTGTTTTTACAGAAGAAGAAGACAGCT gCCTGCGTAAATGA
- the NKAIN4 gene encoding sodium/potassium-transporting ATPase subunit beta-1-interacting protein 4 isoform X1, producing MRTEPGSPNIAGYGGTHGSSLGALAVQLAALERQVFDFLGYQWAPILANFLHIIIVILGLFGTIQYRPRYIVVYAIWTAVWVTWNIFIICFYLEVGGLSKDSELLTFNISRHQSWWSENGPGCVRKEASMSGITGLDSHSYISVIGCALEYRYIEVMHSSFQILIALVGFVYACYVVSVFTEEEDSFDFIGGFDPFPLYHVNEKPTNLLFKQTYLPA from the exons ATGAGGACTGAGCCAGGCAGCCCGAATATTGCAGGGTATGGTGGGACCCACGGGAGCAGCTTGGGGGCTCTTGCAGTTCAG CTTGCTGCATTAGAGAGGCAAGTGTTTGATTTCCTGGGATACCAGTGGGCCCCCATCCTAGCCAACTTCCTCCACATCATCATTGTTATCCTTGGCCTGTTTGGCACCATTCAGTACAGACCTCGCTACATAGTGGTG TATGCCATCTGGACTGCAGTTTGGGTCACCTGGAAcattttcatcatctgtttTTACTTAGAAGTGGGAGGGCTCTCAAAG GACAGTGAGCTCTTGACATTTAACATCTCCCGGCACCAGTCGTGGTGGAGTGAAAACGGTCCTGGCTGTGTAAGGAAGGAAGCTTCAATGTCTGGCATCACAGGTCTGGATAGCCATTCCTATATCTCCGTGATAGGCTGTGCGCTGGAGTATCGGTACATTGAGGTCATGCACAGCTCCTTCCAGATCCTAATTGCG CTGGTGGGTTTTGTCTACGCCTGTTATGTTGTTAGTGTTTTTACAGAAGAAGAAGACAGCT ttgatttCATTGGTGGATTTGATCCATTTCCTCTCTACCATGTCAATGAAAAACCCACCAACCTTTTGTTCAAGCAGACATACCT gCCTGCGTAA
- the NKAIN4 gene encoding sodium/potassium-transporting ATPase subunit beta-1-interacting protein 4 isoform X2 has protein sequence MGCCTGRCTLIFLCTLQLLAALERQVFDFLGYQWAPILANFLHIIIVILGLFGTIQYRPRYIVVYAIWTAVWVTWNIFIICFYLEVGGLSKDSELLTFNISRHQSWWSENGPGCVRKEASMSGITGLDSHSYISVIGCALEYRYIEVMHSSFQILIALVGFVYACYVVSVFTEEEDSFDFIGGFDPFPLYHVNEKPTNLLFKQTYLPA, from the exons CTTGCTGCATTAGAGAGGCAAGTGTTTGATTTCCTGGGATACCAGTGGGCCCCCATCCTAGCCAACTTCCTCCACATCATCATTGTTATCCTTGGCCTGTTTGGCACCATTCAGTACAGACCTCGCTACATAGTGGTG TATGCCATCTGGACTGCAGTTTGGGTCACCTGGAAcattttcatcatctgtttTTACTTAGAAGTGGGAGGGCTCTCAAAG GACAGTGAGCTCTTGACATTTAACATCTCCCGGCACCAGTCGTGGTGGAGTGAAAACGGTCCTGGCTGTGTAAGGAAGGAAGCTTCAATGTCTGGCATCACAGGTCTGGATAGCCATTCCTATATCTCCGTGATAGGCTGTGCGCTGGAGTATCGGTACATTGAGGTCATGCACAGCTCCTTCCAGATCCTAATTGCG CTGGTGGGTTTTGTCTACGCCTGTTATGTTGTTAGTGTTTTTACAGAAGAAGAAGACAGCT ttgatttCATTGGTGGATTTGATCCATTTCCTCTCTACCATGTCAATGAAAAACCCACCAACCTTTTGTTCAAGCAGACATACCT gCCTGCGTAA